The Brassica rapa cultivar Chiifu-401-42 chromosome A10, CAAS_Brap_v3.01, whole genome shotgun sequence genome segment aaaagtgtttaatTGATAGTTGTGACATCTTTTCCTGAGTATTCGAATAAGCATCTGTTAAAGTATGATCCTtgcacatttttatttatttttattacatttgTTTATTGTTCAATCAGTGTGTTGATTAACACTATATTGAGATTTGAGTGCATGAACAGAAAACGGATCTTCTTGCGTTGGTTGGTTTATGTGAAGTTTCTAACATGTGTGTTCCACGTGTGATTTGTAAAAGTGGTTGGAATAACACAGATATCAACGATACAAacgttattttctttttctgtcAACGATAGAAACGTTATTAACTACAGACTTTTCTTTCTCGACTGGAACTTGCTGgcgtattttgttttttttccaacgtatatatatgattttgaatgtaaatttattttataatatatttttttggcgcttttctatatatatatttaataacacttTTTCCGATTTCTTCCATTTATAAGCACTATTCTTCTCCTATGTCTTCCGTTGATGTCCTCTGCACCAATTCGTTACTGACCACTAATTTAACCTTATTACAACTCAAAAACCACATATGAAAAGATCACGTCAATTCGTTATTGATTCTAATTCCTTACACCCTTCTGCTCTACAAACTTTACTTCCCAGTCTTCAAAATCATCTTAAGgggaaaaaaataatttgtgatTTCAGGCACTTGGTGCAGCAGCAGGTGCGATAACAATAATGGAGATGATACCAGAAAAATATAAGACTATGATTGGAGGGCGTCCATCATTCAGAGTTGATGCACACAGTGGAGCTATTTCAGAAGTGATTCTAAGTTTTTGTGTTACATTTTTGGTATTGCTGATTATCCTAAGAGGTCCTCGCAAACTGCTAGCTAAAACATTTTTACTCGCTATAGCCACCGTCTCAGTGTTCATCGCAGGATCTACATTCACTAGACCATTCATGAATCCTGCCATCGTAAGTTCATTATACTATTGATCCCACTCAGTAATTGTTGAACTTATTTTTTCATACTATGAATCTTGATAGTCTTGTCTCTCGTGGATGCAGGCATTTGGGTGGGCATATATACACAAGTCACACAACACATGGAACCATTTCTATGTGTATTGGTTCAGCTCCTTCACCGGAGCTATTTTGTCTGCGATTCTCTTTCGGAGTCTATTTCCGCCGCCACTTCCGGTCCAGAAAAAACAGAAGAAAGCTTGAGTAAATAGGAAGAACACAACTCAAAAtttcatgaattatatatactaCTTATTGTTTGTTTTTGAGTTGTAGTCGTACAGAGATCTCTTTGTCGTCATTTATACTTTGTAAACTCATGTCCTCTATTTTGTTCTCAATGGATTCACTCTCGTCCGGTTTTCTTACCACATAACCAAAACTTAACCGGTCAAACCAAGAATCATAGCTAGTTTTTCTGAACACTGAATTTTACTCCACTTTATCAGAAACTAGGAtaggcccgccctacgggcgggatttGATAAATcgagttttataaaaaaatgtaattttgtgtcaattttcttttatgttGAGTTGGGTGTAACTATAATTATGTTGCATACACCAGATTTCAactatataactaaaaataattgggttcttaatatttttgttgttttaatcCTGAATTGTAAGCTTTGATAGTGTTTTCAGTTTTACAATactataaaatacataaatcattCAGATTCGATCAAAAGAAAATGAGGAGTAATTTTCTGATACTATTTTTTGTGAGTATTTATAAATAGTGAAAAATGAGGTTTTAATTTAAAGGAACTCTTTGTCAAAGTTATTATAGTTGTTTTGGACAATCTTAGTAAttactattataaaaaaaattgttgttgtttgttttgaTATTTATGTTATAATGATGTCTTAAAAGGTTACTTGAATTCTAGATGTATGTAGTAGGGCATGTTGATTATATAACCTATGTTGATATTGGAATTGAGTATTCAGTTTTTGTGGCGCTGAAATTGTGGTCAGCTTTAATGTTTACTTTAGAAGTATTTATCTGATGGTTTTGACTTATGTATAAAATGATATGTTTATGAGGAAGTGGCGAGTACGTTGCTTTGACATGAAATTTCGGAATCATTTTGAACAATCATACGTTTGTAAGGCAATTGTATTATTTGTGATTTTTGAGTGGTCTAATTTCTTTATTTTGAAAAGAGAAGAGATAGTAAATACAAAGTTCTTTCTCAAGAATTGGATTTGTTTGGTATTCTggatatatgaaaaaaaaatacttcacaacgtTTGAAttctatttgattttttgggTCTGTTTGGGAAGATCGGCTGAGCTTATTACATATGGTTTGTCCAAATTTAGCTGATATCATTGGTGttcgtttatttatttatatatatgtggcGTTAGTCTCATGAGTCATGCCAGTCTTTCTTTTGGTGCTACTTCACATTGATTGCATATCACCTCTATCCTTACATCTTCTTTTGAAGCTCAAGAGATACTTAAAAGTTAAATACAACTTAAATGATGATTGGTGCCAAGTACGAttatttctttctcttctttttttttctttgtttttgttttagtaCACGATTATTTCTTCTTAAATTGAAATCCTTTGTTTACTTTCCTTTCTTTTTAAGTTGTTCACGGAAACGTTGTTGTGTTTTCAGACGTATTCTCCAACAAAACCATGGATGTCAGGAGATTCTCTGTCTAAACAGTACATTGCCTTTGACCTCAACGAAACTCGCATTGGCTTACCTCTAATATCAAGACTTAGTTATGAGCAAGTCTGCCAAAGTAATATATTATATCAATAGTTGTCATGACTTGGTTTGTTCTAGATTATGTTCCAAAACAATAACTTATACAGAAATAAGTAATGATATAATTTAAATGTTAACAATTTCAATCTATATATGTTTATActctttttttgaaactatagactataaatttaaaaatggtGTAAACATTAAAGTTTTGATGCttaaattatacttttattaaaaaaatatgttttttataatTGAGGCTACGTTCTGTTCCGCTTACGCATGTTATTTTGTAATCCTAAATTTAGCTTCTCAGTTATGTTCTCTTTCTTTAAATATTGAAGATCAATGGGCAAAAAAATCATCACttaatttgatattttctcTATTGTTGGAGTTTAAGAACGCAATGAAAGAAGACACTTGACTACACCATTTTTCATCAAAAGTCAATAGAAAACGGCTGGCGCCAAGAAAAATCTTGCACGTTTTTTTAACGCTGAGTCGTTCATTAAATCAAAAATACCAAAGTACAGAGGGTATAAAGCAAGGCTCTCTGCCTGCAGAAACAAAGGGAAGAgcgaaagaaaacaaaagctaATGAAAACTAACACCAGTAGGCATCAGATAAAAAGATGATCATCTCAAACAAAGGAGAAGAGCTATGTAGGATCCGTGTCTTCTGTCTCGGGTTACTGATTTGCAGGCTTACTGATTCTGCAGTCTTGCACGTTTTTTTGTTAGTATAAAGCCAAAGGCAATGAGCATAGacgttttttatttgtttaagtCAATGAGCATCCCTTATTATTAACAGTATACTATGATCACGATCACAACACATTAAAGACTTTAAAATTATCTTGCTTTAGGGAAGAAGTCTGAAGTAGATGATGGGCTAGACTCAATAGAACTTTTTGTGTACATCTCTTGGCTACAATGTTGGTGAGCCTCTTCAATATCTCACGACCTCCTCCTTCGTGTCCACTTGACGTCATCCTTTGGTATGACTTTGGATACAGCAGATTGGTTCTCTAACGTGACTGCTGCAGTGCTAAGAGCCATCTTAAAGATTTGCTCTTCTTCTCAGCCTTTTTTGCTTCAGGAGCATCACTTTCAAATGCAAACGATTTAAGGCTCAAAAACATGTACTGGAGATTGAATACAAAGCAATTATGACATCAAACCTCGGCCGTCCAAGTTCTTCTAAGCTCACAGGCTCGACTCGATGCACTATTTCAGGACCATAAGCTACTGGTCTCGCCCTAATCATCCAAAGATTCCACTTTTTGCTCCTGCAGAAGTAACAAACTCGATAAATGAATCAGTTCTTAGAAACACTCAGTTGCTCATTTCATTTGGCAACATAATGTATTTCAAATCCAGTTACATATAATCAGACATCAACAGAGATTCAGACATCTAAGATGGAAACTGAAACTCAAAAAGGAAGAGACGCAGGGACATCTGCAAAAACTGCAACACAAATAACACAATACAAATCAGCATAAATCAAACAATGAAGAAACCATACTAAGAAtatacacaaacaaaaaaatcaaagtaaGAAACAGAATCGTAAAATAACACAATTATCTTCtaacaaaatctaaatacaaAACAGTGGAGATGACTACAGATGTGAACCGATGGATTTACTCAGACGGTGAAACGGATGAAcatcaaatatttacaaaacaatcattaaaaactaaaaaccaatcGGTGTGAAATAGACTACAGgttaccaaaacaaaaactgaCAATTACAATCAGcaaattaaaaccaaaaggCGGATCTAATACATAACCTGAGAATCAAGTAAGAGCATGTCAACGGCCATGAGCTCGCCACCACGGCGGATGTTTCTGGCTTCCCAGAAGCGGAGCAAGCAAACTTCAACGGTGGAAGAGGAGCGGCCAGTCTGCAAATCAGTGAGGAATAGCAAAACGTTAgccattgcttttttttttagaacaaaTGAGATGTGGTATCTGAGAAGAAGCAAGCTTACCTTCTTATAGTCGACTCCATCGCCATCCGCAATTAAAATCTCGCATTGAATCTACATCGTGGGCGATCGTTTAATGGGAGGTTTAAAGGTGATTGATCAGTTTCTGAGATCGGGAGAGGAAGGAGACGATACGTCTATGGCGCAAAGGGTTTCATCTTTGTCTCTGTATACGCGAAGACGTTAACCTAATCAAAACGCATCGTCTGATATAACACGTGATGGGCTCACGACGTAAAAGGCCCAACGAACCGAGAAACCCAAATGACACAAACTTAAAAGATGCTCTGCGTTTTGGTTGCGGGACAGCTGTCGACTCCTCCTTCCTCTATTTGTTGCGCTGGCAGCAGGAGAAGAGAGACACAGTCTACTTTATGTAATAAGATTCTATAATCTACAACTCTATATGCCTTATGAATATTCAGGTTTAACGATTCTATTTACATCATcaagaacattttttttttttgaataaatgttaaattttattcaggAAAAACTATTTTACATCAAGTGTGCTTCTTTGATCCTACACAAGCTTAATGAAATTAATATAACTGCCTATACAATCCATGAATTTGGTTGTGCACCAAACCATGTTATCAAACCTTCCTCGAAATAATCAAGAACATTTTCAACACTAGTCtatataattattcataaatcatttttttcagaGATTCTGTTAACCATCAGAACTTGTCTGCACTGCAAGTTGTGTAAATCACAAGAACATTATGatacattttgtttttgttttttcaccTCACCCAGTAAAAAATACCAGAGTTTTAACGATTTTGCACCGTACTGATCGTGAGAGTTACTTTTACGCTCTCGTAAAAGGCCATAACGTCTTTTGTCTGTTTCTGTCGCTCAAATACAAATACAGATCTAGAAAAGCAACAACTTGAAATCGAACCTCCAATCAGTTCGGCGATACGACTAGCCCCGCTTTTGAATCCCCATCGTTCGATCTGGAGCCGTCACAGGATCCGCCGCAGACCTCCGGCAACGGTAAGATACGCTACCGTTCGCCTTCCTACACTGAGCTACTAGAGTCCGTCTCCACCGCCACCGGTTCTCCTCCCACCTCCGAATATCATCAGGGACTCCTCTCCGTCGACGGAGAGAAAATGACGGCTAAGCGCGGGATCGGACGGCACGAGTCTCTCGCCGACAAGATCCAACGCCACCGAAGCATCCTGCTCGTGATATCGGTTCCCGTTGTGTTGATCGCTCTCGTTCTTCTGCTGATGCCTGGGAGATCGACAACCGACGCGGTCGTTGAAGAGTACACGGTGCTTAACCGCAAGGGAGGCCCCAACTCGAGGCCTCCGAAGAACTACGCCGTGGTTTTTGACGCTGGAAGCTCCGGGAGCCGTGTACATGTTTACTGTTTTGATAAGAATTTGGATCTTGTTCCTCTCGGGAATGAACTCGAGCTCTTCCTACAGGTTCAGTTCCTATCTTCATCTATAGGCGATGCTTAACGGTTGAATATACATTGTTCTATACAGTGCTCTAAAATAACGGCCTAGGCCTCCAGCAAATCGGATGATTTTTCTAGGAGCAAAAAATGGatctaagagcatgattaaacCCTCTAACCGGTTAACTcgtgatttgacatttttttttggctaaaaacCAACTCTTAgtttttctttgtcaaaatctttaaaaaagtTAAACAGTTTTTTAGCAGAAACTAATAACCAAGTTAAAAGACTGAGATTAATCATAGTCTAACCGTCCGGCTAATCAATAATCTCATATAAAACAACGaacgatttcttgaacatttcTATGTCCTCCAAATGTATAataaatttctataaatatttatattaataaagtttATGGCCCTGTAAATTTCAGGGCGGcaagggtataagtgtatataaTATGGCATGAACTGTGTGTTTCTGGAATCCTAATAGGATGCTTGAACACGCATAACTAGCATCACATTCCTTTGTCTcattatatttgattattttcagTGGTTTGAACTTATTGTTTAAGCTTCACTTTAGTGGTGCTTGTTGGAACTTTGGAGCTAAAGTATTGACTGATTTGATTTCAGCTAAAACCAGGCTTGAGTGCGTATCCAACTGATCCCCGACAAGCAGCAAACTCTTTGGTGTCTCTTCTTGACAAGGCAGAGTCTTCTGTTCCCCGCGAGTTGCGTCCTAAGACACCTGTTAGAGTTGGGGTATGGCAGCGAGTAGTTATCATACTGTCgttgtttattttttgaatCATCTGAAATGTTATTTTCTTCATTATATCCTGTTAGGCAACTGCAGGTTTGAGGACGCTGGGTCATGAAGCGTCTGAGAACATTTTGCAAGCggtaattttatttctaaatatttttgatgCACATTCGTATGCTGCTGACTTAGCTCTAAgttattataattttgtttgtaaGGTTAAAGAACTCTTGAGAGATAGAAGCATGCTCAAAACTGAGGCGAATGCTGTTACTGTGCTGGATGGAACCCAGGAAGGTTCATATCAGTGGGTAAGCTGTCCCACATTTGTTTGTGTTCCTACTTGAAGTCATGTTGCTGTAGATCTTATGTGTGTGCGTCTATGCATTTAGTCTTATCTTCCCCAATTCCAAAAACTGTTATCCTTTCTAGTTTCTAAATTAGTCAAGAAGTGTTCAATTTTCACTATGGCAACAATAATAGTTTGAAGTCTAGTttgtaaatgttaaatttttttgtcttaATTGGCTCCGACTCTGCAGGTAACGATCAACTACTTGTTGAGGAACTTGGGAAAACCATACTCAGATACGGTTGGAGTGGTTGATCTTGGAGGGGGTTCTGTTCAAATGGCATATGCTATATCCGAGGAAGATGCTGCAAGTGCACCAAAACCATTGGAAGGAGAGGATGCTTATGTCAGAGAAATGTATCTGAAGGGACGGAAGTATTTCCTCTATGTTCACAGGTTTGTCAGCTGTTATGGtttcttttatttaatgtttcttcaatttttttttcttcctttcatGCCAAACACACAACTTGTTATATTCAAAAATGTTCATTGTGAGATGCTATTTTCCTCTTCTTGTTTGTAGTTACCTACATTACGGATTACTGGCTGCTCGAGCAGAGATTTTGAAAGTTTCTGAAGATTCAAACAGCCCCTGCATTGTGACAGGCTATGATGGTGAGAGAATATTCTTTCCAACTAGACTTCTTTGCATTTATCCTCACCGTATGACACATGTTTTCATTATTGCCATTATCTTCGACATCCTTCCTCTGACATATTTTATTCGCTGTAGGTACTTACAAGTATGGAGGAGAAGAGCTTAAAGCGGCTGCGTTGCAATCTGGCGCGAGTCTTGATGAGTGCCGGAGGTTCACGATCAACGCACTCAAAGTGAATGATACACTTTGTACACACATGAAATGCACATTTGGTGGAGTATGGAATGGTGGTCGAGGTGGCGGCCAAAAGAATATGTTCGTTGCTTCTTTTTTCTTCGATCGTGCTGCTGAGGTAAGCCAACTAAAAGACACCTTTAGTTTTCTGTAAACCATGTTTACACAACAACCTGTGTGTTTCTTTGTTAAACTCGGGACAATGGGCTTGGTTATGCGCACAGGCTGGATTCGTGGACCCGAAGCAACCTGTGGCTACAGTTCGTCCAATAGACTTTGAGAAAGCAGCAAAGAAAGCTTGTAGTATGAAAATGGAGGAGGGAAAATCAAAGTTCCCACGTGTGGAGGAAGATAATTTGCCTTACTTGTGCGTGGACCTCGTTTACCAATATACTCTGCTCGTTGATGGATTCGGTAAGCATCTCatttttttcctattttatCGGTCACAACTTATTTGTAGAAGTTAAGGTTATACTGACTAGGACTAAATGACTAAAAACACATATGCAAGAGTGGAGACATTAAGATTGTATGATGCATCATTACCACTGCTACCATGATATGATTATCATAGTAATTCATTTTCTACTTTGTGTTTTGggcataaaataaaaatagggtTGAAGCCAACACAGACAATAACATTAGTGAAGAAGGTGAAATACGGAGAGCACGCAGTGGAAGCTGCCTGGCCATTGGGTAGCGCCATTGAG includes the following:
- the LOC103845845 gene encoding probable aquaporin SIP1-2, producing the protein MNAVRSALGDMVITFFWVILSATFGLQTAAIVSAAGFHGITWAPPLITTVVVFFSISVFTVIGNFLGGASFNPCGNAAFYTAGVSADSLFSLAIRSPAQALGAAAGAITIMEMIPEKYKTMIGGRPSFRVDAHSGAISEVILSFCVTFLVLLIILRGPRKLLAKTFLLAIATVSVFIAGSTFTRPFMNPAIAFGWAYIHKSHNTWNHFYVYWFSSFTGAILSAILFRSLFPPPLPVQKKQKKA
- the LOC103845846 gene encoding apyrase 2: MTAKRGIGRHESLADKIQRHRSILLVISVPVVLIALVLLLMPGRSTTDAVVEEYTVLNRKGGPNSRPPKNYAVVFDAGSSGSRVHVYCFDKNLDLVPLGNELELFLQLKPGLSAYPTDPRQAANSLVSLLDKAESSVPRELRPKTPVRVGATAGLRTLGHEASENILQAVKELLRDRSMLKTEANAVTVLDGTQEGSYQWVTINYLLRNLGKPYSDTVGVVDLGGGSVQMAYAISEEDAASAPKPLEGEDAYVREMYLKGRKYFLYVHSYLHYGLLAARAEILKVSEDSNSPCIVTGYDGTYKYGGEELKAAALQSGASLDECRRFTINALKVNDTLCTHMKCTFGGVWNGGRGGGQKNMFVASFFFDRAAEAGFVDPKQPVATVRPIDFEKAAKKACSMKMEEGKSKFPRVEEDNLPYLCVDLVYQYTLLVDGFGLKPTQTITLVKKVKYGEHAVEAAWPLGSAIEAVSSP